The genomic segment CCTTCCAGAAGTCGCTCTGGTGGATGCCGCCGGTCTCTCGGATGAGTTCGAGTCCTGCACGTTCGTCGTCCGAGAGGTCGGCTTCGGCCTCGCCTGCGCTCATATCCCGTGAGTCGTCCGCGTGCCGTTTAAACCTGACTTTCGACGGGTTCGTACGCCGTCTCGCAGGGCGGCCCCGGGGCGAAGGCGTAGTCGGCGTCGCCGTCGGCCCGCAGGGTGACGAGCGACGACGACCGGGTGCCGTACCGGCCCTCGGGGTCGTGGACGCAGACGCCGTAGTCGTGGTCGCGCAGCACCGACGCCGCACGCTCGCGCCACGCGTCGGCGGACTCCCGGTCGGACCGTTCGCGGGGTTCGAGCGCCTCGCGCACGCGTCGGGCGTTGTCCGCCTGTTCCCGCCCCGCCTCGGGCCGGCGCGCGGGTTCGAAGTAGTCGCCGTCGGCCCCCACGTTCACCACGACGTGGACGCCCGGCGTCAGTCGCGTCGTCGACAGCGTCCCGTCCCACTCGAACAGGAAGGCGTCGGCGGCGTCGGCGACGACGAGGTTGAACCCGTCGTACGTGTCCGCCGCGACGGCGGCTTCCACCGTCTCGCGCGCGGCCGCGGCGCTCTCTGCCCGCAGGGCGTCGCGGACGAGTCGGCCGCGCGAGCGTTCGCCGCCGCCCGCCACCTCGACCCAGCGGTTGGTGACGCCGACGAAGACGCCGCGCTCGTTGTATCCGACCCACGTCCCCCCCGCCTCCGCGTCGCGCGGGGCGACGAACGCCGGGTCGCCCTCGACGACGCTCGGCGGTTCAGACGGCCGGTCGGTCAGTTCGTCGCGGTTGGCCGCGACGACGACGGGCGCTTCCTCGAACACCTGCCACGCGATGGTCAGCGTACACACGGGTCGGAGTAGGCGCGGCGGCGAGAAAACGGTTGGGCGCTCGGGCGACGGGCGGGCTACTCCTCGAACCGCACCGCGTCCCGCGTCGCCAGCGCCACGTTCACGGCGGCGACGTTCTCCGGCACGTCGTGGACGCGGACGACGTCCGCACCCCGGTCGGCCGCGAGGGCCGTCGCCGCGAGCGTCGCCGGGAGGTTGTCGCCCGCCTCGCTGCCGACGTGTTCGAACATCGACTTGTGCGAGTGGCCGAACAGGACGGGACAGCCGAGGGCGTCGAACTCGCCGAGTCGGTCCAGAAGCTCGAACTCCTCGGGCTTGGACTTGCCGAACCCGATTCCGGGGTCCACGATGACGTTCTCCCGGGGGACGCCAGCCTGTTCCGCGAGCAGGATTCGCTCGCGGAGTTCGTCTATCACGTCGTCCACCACGTCGTCGTACGTCACGTCCTTGCCGGGGACGACGGGCGCGTCGATGCTGTGCATCACGATGACCGGCACGTCGCGTTCGGCGGCGAGAAAGCGCATCTCGGGGTCTTCGAGCCCGGTCACGTCGTTCAGGATGTCCGCGCCCGCGTCGAGTGCCGCCTCGGCGACGGCCGCCTTGCGCGTGTCCACCGACAGTAACGCGTCCACGTCGGCGAGCGCCTCGATGACGGGGACGGTGCGGCGAATCTCCTCCTCGACGGGCACTTCCTCGGCGCCCGGGCGGGTGGATTCGCCGCCGACGTCGACGATGTCGGCGCCGGCGTCTATCATCGCCTCGGCCTGTTCGAGGGCGGCGTCGGCGTCGAAGAACTCGCCGCCGTCGTGGAAGCTGTCCGGCGTGACGTTGAGGATGCCCATCACCGCCGTCCGGTCGTCCCACGGGTAGTCGTTCGACCGGTCCGCCGTCGCGTCGGCGTCGGTGTCGGCGGTGCCCACGTCAGCGTCGCCGTCGGCGTCGCAGTCGAGGCCGACGCACGCTCGCACGTCCGCGGCGACGGCCGCGAGGCCGTCGGATTCGGCGGCGAGTCGCGTCGTCAGGCGGTCGAACGCCGCGAGCGTCCCCGACAGCACCACGTCCGCGAGTTCGCCGTTGCCCGCGTCGCCGGCGGTGGCGCAGTCGCCGCCGGCGGTCAGCATCGCCTCCGTGACGGTCCGGGCGTCGCGTCGCTGCAGCGACAGGCGGACGACGCGGTGGACGCTCTCCTCGCGCGCCTCGGCGGCGTCCCTGTCGGCGACGTGCGCCCGTTCGAGCAGGTCGGTCGCGTCGGTTCGGTCGCGCACGTCCACCGGCGTCACCGTCCGCGTCCACGTCTGACGCGCCTCGGCGACGAGGAACAGCGAGCCGAGTGCGAGGACGCAGTCGCCCTCGTCGGCGCGTTCGCTCGCCGTCGCGACGGCCGAGGCCACGTCGTCGCCGACGGTCACGTCGTCCGCGCCGGCGTTCTCGAACACGCGCGCCAGCGTCTCGGGGTCCTCCGAGCGCGGGTTGTCCGGGCGGCAGGCGACCACCGAGTCGGGGTCCGGGAGGGCGTCGACCATCGCGCGGTGGTCCTTGTCGTGCATCGCGCCGAAGACGAGGTGCAACGCTCCGAAGTCGAAGTCGTCGAGGACCGTCGCGAGAGACTCGCAGGCGCTGGGGTTGTGCGCGCCGTCGAGGACGACGAACGGGTCCGTCTCCATCACCTCGAACCGGCCGGGCCAGTGGGCGGTCCGCAGGCCGCGTTCGAGCGTCGTCGCGTCCAGCGCCACCCCGAGTTCGTCGGCGACCTGTCGCGCGAGGACGCACGCGATACCGGCGTTCACGGCCTGATAGTCGCCCACAAGCGGGATTCGCCCCTCGACGCGCCAGTCGTCGGCGACGACCGAGACGGCCGACTCCTGGTGGGTGACGCGTTCGCCCGCGCGGACGGTCACGTCGGCGTCGTCGGTTCCGACGGTGACGACGCTCCCGGCGTGGTCGCGGATGGTCGCGAGGGCGTCGCCCGTCGCGCCCGTCACGAGCGGTTGGTTCGCGGGCGCGACGGCGGCCTTCTTCTCGGCTATCTCCGCGACGGTGTCGCCGAGGACGGCCGTGTGTTCGAGCGAGACGTTCGTCACCGCGGCGGCGACGGGGTCGACGACGCTCGTCGCGTCCAGTTTCCCCCCCATACCGACTTCGAGGACGGCCACGTCGGTCTCGGCCTCGGCGAAGTACCAGATGGCCATCGCCGTCACCACCTCGAAGAACGTGAGCGGGTCACCCTCGGCGGCGCGTTCGACCAGCCACGGCTTCGCCCGTTCGACGAACTCGCGGACGGCCGACTCGGGTATCTTTCGCCCGTCCACGCGGGCGCGTTCGCGGACCGTCTCGAAGTGCGGCGACGTGTAGAGTCCGACCGTCAGCCCCGCTTCCCGGAGGACCGCCTCGGTCATCCGCGCCGTACTGCCCTTCCCGTTCGACCCCGCCACCTGCACGAACGTCACGTCCTCGTGGGGGTCGTCGAACTCGGCGAGGAGCGACCGAACGGACTCGGTGCCCGGCTTGACCTGGAACCGGCGGAGGTCGAGGAGGAACCGCACGGCCTCGTGATACTGCATACCAGATGGTCAGGAGGACTGCGCTTAGGAGTGTCGGACCGTGGAGCGACGACGGGGGGTACGCCGGGACTGAAGTTGATTACCCCGGGCGTCGAATCGGGGGACGATGTACGATTCGATTCTGGTTCCGACCGACGGTAGCGAGGGGACGGAGAAGGCGCTCGAACACGCGATGGAGGTCGCGTCGCTCTCGGGGGCGACGATTCACGTCCTCTCGGTGGTGGACCGCCGCCTCTACCTCGCGGCGGGCGAAGACCAGAAGGACGAGTTGCAGGAGTCGCTGCACGAGGACGCCGTGACGGCCGTGGACGGCGTCGCCGAGACGGTCCGCGACGCCGACGTCGACTGCACGACGGCCGTCCGCGACGGCGTCCCCTACCGCTGCATCCTCGACTACGCCGAGGAACACGACGTGGACGTGGTCGTGATGGGGACGCACGGCCGCACCGGTCGCGACAAACTCGCCAGTCTCGGCAGCGTCACCGAACGGGTGGTGCAGAACACGAGTCGCCCCGTCCTCGTCGTGAGCATCGGGCGGGACTGAGGGCGAGAACGGGACCGGTTGGCCGGTTCGAGAAGGGACTCAGCGCGCCGGGAGGACGTTGAGGTTGCTGTCGAGCAGGTTCTCCGGGTCGTAGACGGCCTTCAGTTCGGCGAGGCGGTCGTAGTTGTCGCCGTAGGCCATCCGTCCGCGCGCCTCGCCCTCGACGAACCCGGGGAAGCCGGGGTAGAACGCCGACAGCGTCGCGTCGGCGTCGCGCAGGTCCGACCAGGCGCTCTCGGCCCACGCGAGGTGTGCCTCGTCGTCGGCCGGGTCGCGCCACCCGGCCTCGACGGAGACGAGGAACGCCGCGTCGCGGTGCGCGTACGCCGTGGCGTCGGCCGCCACGTCGCGCACGGCGCCGCCGAGGTGCCAGAGCGTGAGCGACGACTCCGGCCCGGGCCGGGCGGTGCCGTGGGCCGCCAGTCGCGCCAGCAGGTCGTCGGACGCCGCCGTCGCGTACAGCGAGTGCCACGAGTAGCGGTTTCCGGTCGGGAACAGTTCGTTCGCCACCTCGTGGAGCGCGAGGAATGGCATCCGGTCGCTGACGTCCATCGCGGGGTCGCCCATCTCGCGGAGGGGGCGGAGCGCCGCCTCGCCCGCCTCGGGGTCGCCCGCGTAGACGGCGTAGTACATCACGATGGGGGCGCCGTGGAACTCGGGAGGGACGAACGGGAGCGGCGGCACCGAGGTGACGACGGCCATCGACGTGACCTCGTCGGGCGCGTCGGCGGCGTACGCGCGGTAGTCGCGGAGCAGGCGTTCGACGGACGCCGCGTCGGGGGCGGGGTAGGCCACCTGCGCGACGGCCACCTCCGGACCGACGGGGACGCAGTCGAACTCGAAACTCGTGACGACGCCGAAGTTGGCGCCGGCGCCGCGGAGCCCCCAGAACAGGTCGGCGTTCTCGTCGGTGCTGGCGGTCAGTACCTCGCCGTCGACGGTGACCACCTCGGCCGACCGGAGCGAATCGACGCCGAGGCCGTGAGCGCGGCGGAGCCACCCGATGGCCCCGCCGAGCGTCGACCCGGCGACGCCGTTGTGCGCGGCGCTTCCGCAGACCACGGCGAGGCCGTGTTCCTGCG from the Halogeometricum rufum genome contains:
- a CDS encoding NRDE family protein, with translation MCTLTIAWQVFEEAPVVVAANRDELTDRPSEPPSVVEGDPAFVAPRDAEAGGTWVGYNERGVFVGVTNRWVEVAGGGERSRGRLVRDALRAESAAAARETVEAAVAADTYDGFNLVVADAADAFLFEWDGTLSTTRLTPGVHVVVNVGADGDYFEPARRPEAGREQADNARRVREALEPRERSDRESADAWRERAASVLRDHDYGVCVHDPEGRYGTRSSSLVTLRADGDADYAFAPGPPCETAYEPVESQV
- the folP gene encoding dihydropteroate synthase — its product is MQYHEAVRFLLDLRRFQVKPGTESVRSLLAEFDDPHEDVTFVQVAGSNGKGSTARMTEAVLREAGLTVGLYTSPHFETVRERARVDGRKIPESAVREFVERAKPWLVERAAEGDPLTFFEVVTAMAIWYFAEAETDVAVLEVGMGGKLDATSVVDPVAAAVTNVSLEHTAVLGDTVAEIAEKKAAVAPANQPLVTGATGDALATIRDHAGSVVTVGTDDADVTVRAGERVTHQESAVSVVADDWRVEGRIPLVGDYQAVNAGIACVLARQVADELGVALDATTLERGLRTAHWPGRFEVMETDPFVVLDGAHNPSACESLATVLDDFDFGALHLVFGAMHDKDHRAMVDALPDPDSVVACRPDNPRSEDPETLARVFENAGADDVTVGDDVASAVATASERADEGDCVLALGSLFLVAEARQTWTRTVTPVDVRDRTDATDLLERAHVADRDAAEAREESVHRVVRLSLQRRDARTVTEAMLTAGGDCATAGDAGNGELADVVLSGTLAAFDRLTTRLAAESDGLAAVAADVRACVGLDCDADGDADVGTADTDADATADRSNDYPWDDRTAVMGILNVTPDSFHDGGEFFDADAALEQAEAMIDAGADIVDVGGESTRPGAEEVPVEEEIRRTVPVIEALADVDALLSVDTRKAAVAEAALDAGADILNDVTGLEDPEMRFLAAERDVPVIVMHSIDAPVVPGKDVTYDDVVDDVIDELRERILLAEQAGVPRENVIVDPGIGFGKSKPEEFELLDRLGEFDALGCPVLFGHSHKSMFEHVGSEAGDNLPATLAATALAADRGADVVRVHDVPENVAAVNVALATRDAVRFEE
- a CDS encoding universal stress protein, yielding MYDSILVPTDGSEGTEKALEHAMEVASLSGATIHVLSVVDRRLYLAAGEDQKDELQESLHEDAVTAVDGVAETVRDADVDCTTAVRDGVPYRCILDYAEEHDVDVVVMGTHGRTGRDKLASLGSVTERVVQNTSRPVLVVSIGRD
- a CDS encoding FAD-binding oxidoreductase gives rise to the protein MSTVTPTPDPSLVAELRAAVTGDVVTPTDASYDDVRTLWNGRVDRYPAFVVRVASTADAAAAVRFARDHDLRLAVRGGGHHVTGSALVDGGLVVDLSSLTAVELDAERRTVRVGAGCRVSDVLAVTQEHGLAVVCGSAAHNGVAGSTLGGAIGWLRRAHGLGVDSLRSAEVVTVDGEVLTASTDENADLFWGLRGAGANFGVVTSFEFDCVPVGPEVAVAQVAYPAPDAASVERLLRDYRAYAADAPDEVTSMAVVTSVPPLPFVPPEFHGAPIVMYYAVYAGDPEAGEAALRPLREMGDPAMDVSDRMPFLALHEVANELFPTGNRYSWHSLYATAASDDLLARLAAHGTARPGPESSLTLWHLGGAVRDVAADATAYAHRDAAFLVSVEAGWRDPADDEAHLAWAESAWSDLRDADATLSAFYPGFPGFVEGEARGRMAYGDNYDRLAELKAVYDPENLLDSNLNVLPAR